The following proteins come from a genomic window of Aphelocoma coerulescens isolate FSJ_1873_10779 chromosome 18, UR_Acoe_1.0, whole genome shotgun sequence:
- the LOC138120171 gene encoding myosin heavy chain, skeletal muscle, adult-like, with protein sequence MASGDAEMAVFGEAAPYLRKSEKERIAAQNKPFDAKSSVFVAHPKESFVKGTITSRELGKVTVKTEAGETLTVKEDQVFSMNPPKYDKIEDMAMMTHLHEPAVLYNLKERYAAWMIYTYSGLFCVTVNPYKWLPVYNPEVVLAYRGKKRQEAPPHIFSISDNAYQSMLTDRENQSILITGESGAGKTVNTKRVIQYFATIAASGDKKKEEHASGKMQGTLEDQIISANPLLEAFGNAKTVRNDNSSRFGKFIRIHFGATGKLASADIETYLLEKSRVTFQLKAERSYHIFYQIMSNKKPELIDMLLITTNPYDFHFVSQGEITVPSIDDQEELMATDSAIDILGFTPDEKTAIYKLTGAVMHYGNLKFKQKQREEQAEPDGTEVADKAAYLMGLNSADLLKALCYPRVKVGNEYVTKGQTVQQVNNSVGALAKAVYEKMFLWMVVRINQQLDTKQPRQYFIGVLDIAGFEIFDFNSFEQLCINFTNEKLQQFFNHHMFVLEQEEYKKEGIEWTFIDFGMDLAACIELIEKPMGIFSILEEECMFPKATDTSFKNKLYDQHLGKSNNFQKPKPAKGKTEAHFSLVHYAGTVDYNISGWLEKNKDPLNETVIGLYQKSSVKTLALLFANYGGADAEAGGGKKGGKKKGSSFQTVSALFRENLNKLMTNLRSTHPHFVRCIIPNETKTPGAMEHELVLHQLRCNGVLEGIRICRKGFPSRVLYADFKQRYKVLNASAIPEGQFIDSKKASEKLLGSIDVDHTQYKFGHTKVFFKAGLLGLLEEMRDEKLAQLITRTQARCRGFLMRVEYRRMVERRESIFCIQYNIRAFMNVKHWPWMKLFFKIKPLLKSAESEKEMANMKQEFEKTKEELAKSEAKRKELEEKMVKLVQEKNDLQLQVQAEADSLADAEERCDQLIKTKIQLEAKIKEVTERAEDEEEINAELTAKKRKLEDECSELKKDIDDLELTLAKVEKEKHATENKVKNLTEEMAALDETIVKLTKEKKALQEAHQQTLDDLQAEEDKVNTLTKAKTKLEQQVDDLEGSLEQEKKLRVDLERAKRKLEGDLKLAQDSIMDLENDKQQLEEKLKKKDFEISQIQSNIEDEQALGVQLQKKIKELQARIEELEEEIEAERTSRAKAEKHRADLSRELEEISERLEEAGGATAAQIEMNKKREAEFQKMRRDLEEATLQHEATAAALRKKHADSTAELGEQIDNLQRVKQKLEKEKSELKMEIDDLASNMESVSKAKANLEKMCRTLEDQLSEIKTKEEEHQRMINDLNLQRSRLQTESGEYSRQVEEKDGLISQLSRSKQAFTQQIEELKRHLEEEIKAKNALAHALQSARHDCDLLREQYEEEQEAKGELQRALSKANSEVAQWRTKYETDAIQRTEELEEAKKKLAQRLQDAEEQVEAVNAKCASLEKTKQRLQNEVEDLMIDVEKSNAACAALDKKQKNFDKILAEWKQKYEETQAELEASQKESRSLSTELFKMKNAYEESLDHLETMKRENKNLQQEISDLTEQIAEGGKAIHELEKIKKQIELEKSEIQAALEEAEASLEHEEGKILRLQLELNQVKSEIDRKIAEKDEEIEQLKRNHLRVVESLQSSLDAEIRSRNEALRLKKKMEGDLNEMEIQLSHANRVAAEAQKNLRNTQAVLKETQIHLDDAMRTKDDLKEQVAMVERRANLLQAEIEELRAALEQTERSRKLAEQELLDATERVQLLHTQNTSLINTKKKLESDIAQIQGEMEDTIQEARNAEEKAKKAITDAAMMAEELKKEQDTSAHLERMKKNLDQTVKDLQHRLDEAEQLALKGGKKQIQKLEARVRELEGEVDAEQKRSAEAVKGVRKYERRVKELTYQSEEDRKNVLRLQDLVDKLQMKVKSYKRQSEEAEELSNINLSKFRKIQHELEEAEERADIAESQVNKLRAKSREFHRRIEEEE encoded by the exons ATGGCCTCTGGAGATGCTGAGATGGCTGTTTTTGGGGAGGCAGCTCCTTACCTCCGAAAGTCGGAAAAGGAGAGAATTGCCGCCCAGAACAaaccttttgatgccaagtcaTCTGTCTTTGTGGCTCATCCCAAAGAATCCTTTGTGAAAGGGACAATCACAAGCAGGGAATTGGGCAAAGTCACTGTCAAGACTGAAGCGGGAGAG ACCCTGACTGTGAAGGAAGATCAAGTCTTCTCCATGAACCCTCCCAAGTATGATAAAATCGAGGACATGGCCATGATGACCCACCTCCACGAACCCGCTGTGCTGTACAACCTCAAAGAGCGTTACGCAGCCTGGATGATCTAC ACCTACTCGGGTCTCTTCTGCGTCACCGTCAACCCCTACAAGTGGCTGCCGGTGTACAACCCGGAGGTGGTGTTGGCCTACCGAGGCAAGAAGCGCCAGGAGGCCCCTCCACACATCTTCTCCATCTCTGACAACGCCTATCAGTCCATGCTGACTG ATCGGGAGAACCAGTCCATCCTGATCAC CGGAGAATCCGGTGCCGGGAAGACTGTGAACACAAAGCGTGTCATCCAGTACTTTGCAACAATTGCAGCCAGTGGGGACAAGAAGAAGGAGGAACATGCATCAGGCAAAATGCAG GGAACGCTTGAGGATCAAATCATCAGTGCCAACCCACTGCTGGAGGCCTTTGGAAATGCCAAGACCGTGAGGAATGACAACTCCTCACGCTTT gGTAAATTCATCAGAATCCACTTTGGTGCCACAGGCAAGCTGGCTTCTGCTGACATTGAAACAT ATCTGCTGGAGAAGTCCAGAGTCACTTTCCAGCTCAAGGCGGAAAGAAGCTACCACATCTTTTATCAGATCATGTCCAACAAGAAGCCGGAGCTAATTG ACATGCTCCTCATTACCACCAACCCTTATGATTTCCACTTTGTGAGTCAAGGTGAGATCACTGTCCCCAGCATTGATGATCAGGAGGAGCTGATGGCCACAGAT AGTGCCATTGACATCCTGGGCTTCACTCCAGATGAGAAAACAGCCATCTACAAGCTGACAGGGGCTGTCATGCACTATGGGAACCTGAAGTTCAAGCAGAAGCAGCGTGAGGAGCAGGCAGAGCCTGATGGCACAGAAG TTGCCGACAAGGCTGCCTACCTGATGGGTCTGAACTCAGCAGACCTGCTCAAGGCCCTCTGCTACCCCCGAGTCAAGGTGGGGAATGAATATGTGACCAAGGGCCAGACTGTGCAGCAG GTGAACAATTCAGTGGGTGCCCTAGCAAAGGCTGTCTATGAGAAGATGTTCCTGTGGATGGTTGTTCGCATCAACCAACAGCTGGATACGAAGCAGCCCAGGCAGTACTTCATTGGTGTCCTGGACATTGCTGGTTTTGAGATCTTTGAT TTCAACAGCTTTGAGCAGCTGTGCATCAACTTCACCAATGAGAAACTGCAACAGTTCTTCAACCACCACATGTtcgtgctggagcaggaggagtaCAAGAAGGAGGGAATTGAATGGACATTCATTGACTTTGGGATGGACCTGGCTGCCTGCATTGAGCTCATTGAGAAG CCCATGGGCATCTTCTCCATCCTGGAAGAGGAGTGCATGTTCCCCAAGGCAACTGACACCTCTTTCAAGAACAAGCTCTATGACCAGCACCTGGGCAAGTCCAACAACTTCCAGAAGCCCAAGCCTGCCAAGGGCAAGACTGAGGCCCACTTCTCCCTGGTGCACTATGCTGGCACAGTGGACTACAACATCTCTGGCTGGCTGGAGAAGAACAAGGACCCTCTGAATGAAACTGTCATTGGGCTGTACCAGAAATCATCTGTGAAGACCCTGGCTTTACTCTTTGCCAACTATGGTGGAGCAGATGCAG AGGCTGGTGGTGGCAAGAAGGGAGGCAAGAAGAAGGGTTCTTCCTTCCAGACCGTCTCAGCTCTTTTCCGG GAGAATCTCAACAAGCTGATGACCAATCTGCGGAGCACTCACCCCCATTTTGTGCGCTGTATCATCCCCAATGAGACTAAAACACCTG GTGCCATGGAGCACGAGCTGGTGCTTCACCAGCTGCGCTGTAACGGCGTGCTGGAAGGGATCAGGATTTGCAGGAAAGGGTTCCCCAGCAGAGTCCTCTACGCTGACTTCAAACAGAG GTACAAGGTGCTTAATGCCAGTGCCATCCCCGAGGGACAGTTCATCGATAGCAAGAAGGCTTCTGAGAAGCTCCTTGGGTCAATCGATGTGGACCACACCCAGTACAAATTTGGACACACCAAG GTGTTCTTCAAAGCTGGGCTGCTGGGACtcctggaggagatgagggatgAGAAGCTGGCACAGCTCATCACCCGCACCCAGGCCAGGTGCAGGGGCTTCCTGATGAGGGTGGAGTACCGGAGAATGGTGGAGCGGAG GGAATCCATCTTCTGCATCCAGTACAACATCCGTGCATTCATGAATGTCAAACACTGGCCATGGATGAAGCTGTTCTTCAAGATCAAGCCCTTGCTGAAGAGTGCAGAGTCTGAGAAGGAGATGGCCAACATGAAACAAGAGTTTGAGAAAACCAAGGAAGAGCTTGCAAAGTCTGAGGCAAAGcggaaggagctggaggagaaaaTGGTGAAGCTTGTGCAGGAGAAAAATGACCTGCAGCTCCAAGTACAGGCT GAAGCAGATAGCTTGGCTGATGCTGAGGAAAGGTGTGACCAGCtcatcaaaaccaaaatccagctgGAAGCCAAAATTAAGGAAGTGACTGAAAGGGCTGAGGATGAAGAGGAAATTAATGCTGAGCTGACAGCCAAGAAGAGGAAACTGGAAGATGAATGTTCAGAGCTGAAGAAAGATATTGATGACCTTGAGCTAACACTGGCCaaggtggagaaggaaaaacacgCCACTGAAAACAAG GTGAAAAACCTGACTGAGGAGATGGCAGCCCTGGATGAGACTATTGTGAAGCtgacaaaagagaagaaagcccTCCAAGAGGCCCATCAGCAAACCCTGGATGACCTGCAGGCAGAAGAAGACAAAGTCAATACACTGACCAAGGCCAAGACCAAGCTGGAGCAGCAAGTGGACGAT CTGGAAGGGTCCCTGGAGCAAGAGAAGAAGCTGCGCGTGGACCTGGAGAGAGCTAAGAGGAAACTGGAAGGAGACCTGAAGCTGGCCCAGGACAGCATCATGGATTTGGAGAATGataagcagcagctggaggagaaacTGAAGAA GAAAGACTTTGAAatcagccagatccagagcaaCATTGAGGATGAACAAGCCCTGGGAGTGCAACTTCAGAAGAAGATCAAGGAGCTGCAG GCCCGTattgaggagctggaggaggagattGAGGCAGAGCGAACCTCTCGCGCTAAAGCAGAGAAGCATCGGGCTGACCTGTcgagggagctggaggagatCAGCGAGCGCCTGGAAGAAGCAGGAGGGGCGACAGCAGCTCAGATTGAGATGAACAAGAAGCGTGAGGCAGAATTCCAGAAGATGCGCCGTGACCTGGAAGAGGCCACGCTGCAGCACGAAGCCACGGCTGCCGCCCTGCGCAAGAAGCACGCGGACAGCACCgcggagctgggggagcagaTCGACAACCTGCAACGCGTGAAGcagaagctggagaaggagaagagtGAGCTGAAGATGGAGATTGATGACTTGGCCAGCAACATGGAGTCTGTCTCCAAGGCCAAG GCAAATCTGGAGAAGATGTGCCGCACACTGGAAGATCAGCTGAGTGAGATTAAGACCAAGGAAGAAGAGCATCAGCGCATGATCAATGACCTCAATCTTCAAAGATCTCGTCTGCAGACCGAGTCAG GTGAATATTCCCGCCAGGTGGAAGAAAAAGATGGTTTGATATCTCAGTTATCCAGAAGCAAACAGGCATTCACTCAACAGATTGAGGAACTAAAGAGACACTTAGAGGAAGAAATAAAG GCCAAGAACGCCCTGGCCCACGCCCTGCAGTCCGCTCGCCACGACTGTGACTTGCTCCGGGAACAAtatgaggaggagcaggaggccaAGGGGGAGCTGCAGCGCGCCCTGTCCAAGGCCAACAGCGAAGTGGCCCAGTGGAGAACCAAATACGAGACGGACGCGATTCAGCGCACGGAGGAGCTCGAGGAGGCCAA AAAGAAGCTGGCACAACGcctgcaggatgcagaggaacaagttGAGGCTGTCAATGCCAAATGTGCCTCCCTGGAAAAGACaaagcagaggctgcagaaTGAAGTGGAGGACCTGATGATTGATGTGGAGAAATCCAATGCTGCCTGCGCTGCTCTGGATAAGAAGCAGAAGAACTTTGACAAG ATCCTGGCAGAATGGAAGCAGAAGTATGAGGAAACGcaggctgagctggaggcctcgCAGAAGGAGTCGCGCTCTCTCAGCACGGAGCTGTTCAAGATGAAGAATGCCTATGAGGAGTCCTTGGACCACCTGGAAACAATGAAGCGGGAGAACAAGAACCTGCAGC AGGAGATTTCCGACCTCACGGAGCAGATTGCTGAGGGAGGAAAGGCAATTCATGAGCTGGAGAAAATCAAGAAGCAGATTGAGCTGGAGAAATCTGAAATCCAGGCTGCTCTGGAAGAGGCTGAG GCCTCCCTGGAACATGAGGAGGGGAAGATCCTGCGCCTGCAGCTGGAGCTCAACCAAGTGAAGTCTGAGATCGACAGGAAGATAGCAGAGAAAGATGAGGAGATTGAACAGCTGAAGAGAAACCACCTCCGAGTTGTGGAGTCCTTGCAGAGCAGCTTGGATGCTGAGATCAGGAGCAGGAATGAAGCCCTGAGGctgaagaagaagatggaggGAGACCTGAATGAAATGGAGATCCAGCTGAGCCATGCCAACCGTGTGGCTGCAGAGGCACAGAAGAACCTGAGAAACACCCAGGCAGTGCTCAAG GAAACTCAGATCCATCTGGATGATGCTATGAGAACAAAGGATGACCTGAAGGAGCAGGTGGCCATGGTGGAGCGCAGGGCAAACCTGCTGCAGGCTGAAATTGAGGAGCTGCgggcagccctggagcagaCAGAGCGGTCGAGGAAATTGGCTGAGCAGGAGCTTCTGGATGCCACTGAACGTGTGCAGCTCCTCCACACCCAG AACACCAGCTTGATCAACACCAAGAAGAAGCTGGAATCAGACATTGCCCAAATCCAGGGTGAAATGGAGGATACCATCCAGGAAGCCCGCAATGCTGAGGAGAAGGCCAAGAAGGCCATCACAGAT GCGGCCATGATGGCAGAAGAGCTGAAGAAGGAGCAGGACACCAGTGCCCACCTGGAGAGGATGAAGAAGAACCTGGACCAGACGGTGAAGGACCTGCAGCACCGTCTGGATGAGGCCGAGCAGCTGGCActgaagggagggaagaagcagATCCAGAAGCTGGAGGCCAGA GTGCGGGAGCTGGAAGGGGAGGTTGATGCTGAGCAGAAGCGCAGCGCTGAAGCCGTGAAGGGCGTGCGCAAGTACGAGCGGAGGGTGAAGGAACTGACCTACCAG TCTGAGGAAGACAGGAAGAATGTCCTCAGGCTGCAGGATCTGGTGGACAAGCTGCAAATGAAAGTGAAATCCTACAAGAGACAATCTGAGGAGGCT GAGGAGCTGTCCAATATCAACCTGTCCAAGTTCCGCAAGATCCAGCACGAGCTGGAGGAAGCCGAGGAGCGGGCTGACATTGCAGAGTCCCAGGTCAACAAGCTCCGAGCGAAGAGTCGGGAGTTCCACAGGAGGATAGAAGAGGAAGAGTGA